The genomic window TAACGCCATACAAGCTGGTAAATTTCCAGCAATTGCGGTAAAGTTAAATGGTGTTACAGCATAAGTAAAACCCTCTAATGGACGATACTCTACACGGTTCCAAGCATCACTTGTGCTTTTTGGTTGCTCCATGTAAATGTCTGACATAAACTGGACATTAAAACGTAAGAAATCAATAAGCTCGCAAGCCGCGTCAATTTCTGCTTGGTATATGTTTTTAGACTGCGCAATCATGGTTGCAGCATTAATTTTAGCTCGGTATGGACCTGCAATTAACTCAGCAGCCTTTAAAAATATCCCTGCTCGTTGCTCCCATGGCATTAAACTCCATGATTTTCTTGCTTCTAAAGCTGTAGAAATAGCATCTTCAATATGTTTTTGCTCTGCTACATGATACGTTCCAACCACATGTTTGTGATCGTGAGGAGGAGACATTGTTCTGGTATTTCCAGTTTCAACATCTTGACCATTAATATATAGTGGTACATCTACTTTGCTATTAAACATTGCTTTGTAAGTTTCTAAAACAGCAGTACGCTCAGGTGATCCTGGAGCATAAGATTTAACTGGTTCGTTTACAGCAACTGGCACATTAAAAAAGCCTTTTCCCATGATTTTCTATTTTTTGTTATTGAATATTCAGTAAATACAGCACAAATTTAAGAATTTTTAAATGATATATTTGATTGGAATACTATTAAAAGGTTGTTAATTTAACATAAAACACACATATCATTACTAATTTTAAAAATAGCAGTAAAAATTTAAACTCTTTTAAACCTAAATCCTAAAAAAATGTAAGTTTAGAACAATATAAAGAAGCATCAAAATTAGCTATTTAAATCGTTAGCACCCCATTGGTCTAGACTTCTTAAAATACCTTCGAGAGATTCGCCTCGTGTACTTAATTTGTACTCGACTTTGGGAGGAACCACAGCATATACTTTTCTAACAACTAAACCATCTTTTTCTAGTTCTCTAACCGTTTGTGTGAACATTTTGTTAGAAATACCAATAATTTGTTTCTGTAAAATCCCCGAACGCAAAGCTCCTTCTAAAAGATGAAACAGAATTAAAGGTTTCCATTTTGTACCAATTAACGTCATGGTATAATTAAGCGGGCAATAATTATTTTTATTCATTTTTAAACATAATACATTAATAATCA from Algibacter sp. L1A34 includes these protein-coding regions:
- a CDS encoding winged helix-turn-helix transcriptional regulator: MNKNNYCPLNYTMTLIGTKWKPLILFHLLEGALRSGILQKQIIGISNKMFTQTVRELEKDGLVVRKVYAVVPPKVEYKLSTRGESLEGILRSLDQWGANDLNS